The genomic window atactatatatatatacaaacacaatgccaaacaaatataatttcaaaatttaaaatatttttaaatagtcaagattaaatagatctttaacttaaagtaattcaacttaaaaaaaatatcaaaatattatgaaagtaaaatattttaacacaaatattttaaatataaagttaggtcaatgttattaaGGCTAATGGAAcctaaagcatcccttgttttgctcaaattactacaaagtataaacatgaaaaaaaaaacatgaatataaaccatatatattagtgataaatctaattttaaaaaattaatatcattgttaattaaaataataataataattttcaatattattattaatatcattgtcattgaaaatagtaataaaaaaaagttttttatacttgggtagtttaattaattaaattgaacaagattcaatttgatttaatagcttttcaagagcggaacggaacatgtggaatgaaaccggaacgttccggccGAAATTTAGCTAAAAAATCCGGAAcagaccgagatttaaaatgagatgaaaattattttgttttgttttgttttttaaattggtatGAAATGTTTCGATCATTCCAAACGAaacgaaacggaattgacaaccttgctaCAAACGTTAAAATGAACGGTGGAATTGGTAATTCTAGTTGTTGttagattttttgattttttttaagtttaaattaatatttattaatatttttatatgttgtttatatactaatattaaatattaatatattttttaaaaaaaatcactttaaaaatattctctattataatttcaaacactCTGTAAATAATAAAAGCTTTCTGACGAGGCAGGTCTCCAAATTAAAAGCTAGCTGATGACTTTTCGTGGAAGAGGGGGGGCTAAGACCTAAGGACAAGAAGGCTAGATATTCAAGAGGCATTTTTCGTGGAGGGGGGGACTGGTGACAGACAGTCTGTTGATTTTTTGAAGTCATgggcaaaagaaaaaagaaaaggaaggcattgtcaaagagaagagaaaagaaaagggaggtgTTTTTTGAGGAAGGTGCGAGGTGAATTAATTAGAGGTGAAAGCACGCAACTCAATACAAAGGAAATTAtccagtgtttttttaataaaaatagcgAATgagattttcaattttatttccatGACTAAGTTcgaaatttttatattttggtttaaaattttattttattttttttaatttaaaaaattaccaaaaaaatattaggaagggagaaaattgatgaatttCAACATTTCAGACACTCAAAAGAATGAACTTGATGTTCATATACTGAAATTCTTTAAAGAAGTTTGATAGAGATGAGTTTTTGCTCACACTAAGTAGAAGAAAGTGGATTGAgattgttaaagtttttttatttggtttttttactttatcttTAGAGAGATTATTAACAATTCTTTCTCCATTTAtagattcatatatttttaatttattttattaaatagcaTCTTTGCGctgcttgattaaaaaaatcacgatacttaaaaattcatttataatattattacgTACATGGTCTGTTTTTTTTAGGCTATGAACTTTCTGGTACACCGAGGCTACTATATTGTGTTGCTCTAGTTGTAACTAGATTTGTTACCCGTGCTTCGCTGctggtagagaaaaaaaaattgaggcatTGCACGAGGtagaactattttttaaaataatattaaatatatgataattaCAATAACACCCTTGAAAAACCTCAAAATATATACTGAAATTCTTTAAAGAAGTTTGATAGAGATGAGTTTTTGCTCACACTAAGTAGAAGAAAGTGGATTGAgattgttaaagtttttttatttggttttttcattttatttttagagagattATATGTTGTTTTGTGATTGGAAAATTAACAATTCTTTCTCCATTTAtagattcatatatttttaatttattttatcaaatagcATCTTTGCGCTGctcgattaaaaaaatcacgatACTTGAAAATTCATTCATAACATTATTGTGTACCTGGTCTGTCTTTTTTAGGCTATGAACTTCCCGGTATACCAAGGCTACTATATTGTGTTGCTCTAGTTGTAACTAGATTTGTTACTCGTGCTTCGCTGCTggtagaggaaaaaaaaattgaggcatTGCACAagctagaattattttttaaaataatattaaatatatgataattataataacacCCCTGAGAAAcctcaaaatctaaaaaatacaataaaaatgacCAAAACACCCTTACAagagagttttaattttttttgtctcccAAGCTATCAAAGTAATTGCATTATACCGAATAATAGAAAAGTACCTAAATACCCTTGAGCTTAAAGCATAAGAATTTCTCAATCCAAGGCTATAGTAGTAATTTTACtgtgtataaaaaaaagagaagcgACAAATCTAACCACacaaaatatgttaaaaacaatGGTGTCACAGTGAAAATACATCCTTGTCTCCAATGCCGAAGCCAGTAGATTTTTCTTGCAAGGCCAATGTGGTATAACCCTTgacaatacaaaatataaaatcaaaatcatgaaaatttaGTGGTCTCACCACTAAAAGCAAACGCAACAACACACAGTCTTGGTGAAGGGAAGTTGGCTGCAGAACCCGACTGtcaaaaaagataagaaagcaCATGCAGGATCCCCTACCTTTTGCTTTAGTTTTCTATAGTGAAAGTTATAAGATGTCTCTtttctgaaaaagaaaaggcaaaattatactttttctcttttttcatcaTGGGAGTTTGATACATCTGTTTTTTCGGTCGTAGAAAGTAAAACTTACGATTCATGTCCGAAAACCTGGAGGAAGGTTCACGATTATATGCAGAAGGGATTTGTTAAACTTGAGATCCAAGTCTTATAGGGGTCACCTTAGAAAAATTAacttatattttcttcttttaatcacACCATTGAACCATGCtgctgtttttcttttaaagttgtGTGGCAGATGCACAGCACAGTACCTGTATTTCATAAAAGATTAATTATATGGGCATGTTGTGAGTACTCGTTAGTACTAATTGCTGGTTGTAGTGCCCGTATAGGCTTGTAGcaagaagaaagaggaagacAAGAAATGGCTTTTCCCATTGGAATAACAAGTTTCATTACGGATATATCATTGTGAAAGCTTGTTTAGATTTGCCATGGGAGGAGGTGGTTGCAATCTGCAGGGATAACCCAGCAGCTTACAAGGCGAGAATTCCAAAGTCAGGAGACACAGCGTTGCACATAGCAGTCAGTGATGGCCAAGAATATACAGTCCAAGTGCTCGTAGATATGACTAGTTTACAGGCCAGGCATGTCTTCCGTTCggttcaaagattttttttttgaagttacagaaaaaaatatttaagttattgagaattatttgatattattattaaattttatataataatatcaaattatcaaCATGCATCTCTTAGTTCACTGGAATTAATCTTATTATAATGTGCAGGAAAGCAAATATCAGCCACTCTAGAGCTCGAGAGGATGCCAATGGAATTATGGATGCCTTCTAATTATCAGACCTGCTCTTGATCAGTTTGTCAAGCTCATGTCCAAGGCAATGCTAGTCATTCTTGGATTTAAGAATGCTAGATAATAATCCGAAGGTTAAAATTCATGAAGCACCAGATGAAAGATACGTGGAAAATTCAAGTTTGCAATTTAAACCAGTAAACTCTACTAGGATAGCAGAGACAAGGATGGCGAAGGCAATGCAACAAGGGTTTTTTCTCCATATGGATGACTAGCTAgctttaaaatgttaaattaggGTCTGTTCATTACGAGGCTTGAGGCTTGAGGCTTGATCAGCCGTTTAGCTCTCTCCTATTCCATTAATCCAGGCTCCTGCTTTCAAATAGAACCTCCCAGATTCAAATCTTCGTGAAGTTGATAATATTCACTTTATTTTGGCCATACATAAATTGCAACTTGTATCATTGGCAGGGATGATCAACTACTTTGTTAATAATTGGGTCGTTTGGTGTCCAAGGGATGCAAAGTTAGGGATCGAACAAGTAGTAAGTAGTGCTGGATCCGTTGAGGTGGAAAATCCATCATTCGTGTGGTGTACACGGGCCTAGGATTCCAGGCCAATTCAAAGGGATAGCCATGGCCTTGTGCCCCTGGGGATACATTCCTTTCCattataaaaattcactttcttcaattttctgcaccatcttttcaaaatttattattctctccttttctcttctcttttaaaactttgagttttccctctatttcttttttcattttcacaaTAAACTTCTAGTAAAATAATTAGTCCCTATATTTATATTATGGTTAAAATACACACTTAATACTAATTAGTGTTTTATATTCAagaacaaacaaagaaaaaagtataTGCCATCTGCGTAAGTGAAAGGGGcgtttaatatttgattaaatatttttattgaatttcaaTTCGTTACATTTTTAACGAAACACTTGCCcgtaaattaattagtttatcactgcatttttctcttttaagagATGTAATAAGAATAAAGTTGCCCGACAATTCTTTAACcatcaattttttatcctttcagATGGAggatcattataattataattattagaaatactaaaagaaaagagtaaacaaattatttatttcattgttgGCGGCTGACTTGAGCAcattaatttcatatatatatatatataaaagttaaaaggTTTTGGCAAAATATTATTTCCTACAATCATTAATAATATGGAATGtggattacaataataatatatattattgtgttttttttattttttttgacttttttttagttattgatttttttaatttaatccttattatattataaaactaaaaggtGTTGGGAAAATATCATTCCCCCACCCCATTATTAGTACACAgtgttttttgtcattttaccttttttttttttcattgattttttttaatttaatacttatATAATGTGTTTATAGagattaaaaattgataatttattttagtttacattttatatgattattgcagtatcaaaaaaatatctcagcattgagttgatattaaaaaaatatttcagcatTGCGgtatggtttatttttaaaaggtttagttaaataaaaaatggtatttgaaaaaaaaactaagttattaaACTCTATAGAATCAATGACTCGGTTTGAGAGTTTGGTGATGTAACTTTGGTTACCTCAGTTTGCGAGTTTAGTGAGGTAACGTTTTAAAActacaatttaatatttaaagctttttattttttatttttgatcatTGGTTTTAGTGTTTCATGTTTGAGTCATGAACttcattgattttatattttagttcttataaattaagataagagagttgttatcaaataaaagaGGAGAGACAAAGTGATCGGTCGATAACATTTTGGCcacaaaaaagagagtaaaagttGTTCATTTTGCCATGACGCCTAACTCATAGATATTATGGACTAAACAATATGCTTGACTCgaccattttcttattcttgaaaattattttattatcgttaaatattgattttcagTTTCATCTTCCCAAGTGATGCTCACACTATTTTAGTCCAGATAAATTGTTTGGATTTGCATGCTAAATCTTAGTTGtgatatcaaaaaatatcttaGCATTAAATTCATGCTTGATTTTGTAAAGAAAGATTCaattcaatataataataataatcaattataaaacaaaaaaacctttttttttcttcgcaTTGTCCATGGAGCATGAAAAAACTACAATTTGgtctctaaattttttatattttttagctcTTGGTTTTTAGGGTTTCATGTTTCAGTCCCAAGTTCCATTTATTCTATGTTTcagtcttttaaattttaaaacaaaaggagaaagctactgaaaaataagaaaggaaagaaaacatcaGTTAATCacaatttaacaataaaaaatattaatcttggtttcaataaatttgtttttgaagaaaGTGTCTCAACagatatagttttattttaaacatatcaTGAAAAGGAAATCAAGACTTGTAAAATGTAAACTAAGAGACAAGGTGAAGTTTCAAGGTTCTTGAAAAATACAGTTAGAAAaggcttttcttttctgttgacGGATGTGGAATTATTAATGTTAAAGTTTTCTTGTTAATATTAACGTTAATGTCggtattaattattaatattgacgTTCATGTTAAAGATTCTCATAAATTCTCTGGTTGGAATATTTTGAAATCCCAAGGGAGTAACTTTTACTGCCGTAAATATGCGATAGGTGGGGCAATGGTAAAAAGGCTTACCGTATTACGTGGCGACTTGGGGTAGCAGTACCATCGATTACacgaataaataataaaataaaatcaaattaaatttaaaatcccctttaaaaataaagttggaGAGTGAGACGCCGCGACACAAACGCCTCCCCTCTTCCTCCACGCATCTCTCACTCTCCTGCCCATTCTCCCAGAACCTTGTCACCCCTTGAAGTACAACATATTCACCAAAATACCACTCGAAGGTGTAAAATCACACTAAATCGCTCCGGTAACCGATCACCGGACCCAAAATCAAACACCATGCAGCCGGGAGAGACAGTTTTCCGGTCAGCTCTGGACAAACCCCTACACCAGCTAACAGAAGATGATATTTCTCAGGTCACTCGCGAAGATTGCCGCCGTTACCTCAAAGAAAAAGGTCTCTCTAGCTTAAGTATAGTAGTAGCGagtcattattttttagttttctgtCGTTTTAACCCGTGTTGGTGGTGGTGTCCGTACAAAAAAAGGTATGAGAAGGCCGTCGTGGAACAAATCGCAGGCAATACAGCAAGTGATTTCACTCAAAACACTCCTGGAAGCGACGCCGGAGACTGAATCTCCAAGGCGACGACTCTACATTCCCCGtcctcctcctcatcctccTGATAATACTCCTCGTGTGCGTTTCTCTGCCGTTAAACCCTCtgtctttccttttcttattttatttttattaaataaatgaaaagttaAGGACTGCTTtactttatcttcttcttcttcttcttctaattctaATTAGAATATATAATGTGTATTTGTAGGTCCCTCCAAATTCCTCTGTTTCAGAGAGGGGAGCAAGTGCTGAAACGCCGATCTCGGTGCCAGCCGAGGAGCCAGTTCCGTGCCGGCAACACGATCCTCCAAATCCCGATGATCCTGCCGATCCTCTGCCTCCTGTCCATGCCGCCGTCACCGAGAATGCTTCGGTTTCACCAAGGTTGTTCCTTCTTTTGTTTATGCTAGTAATGCATAAGACAgccttattattgttgtttttttttcttttaaaaaaatccttactGCGGGCAAAAacttattattgattttgttagtCAAGTTAGTGATGATGATTAccttattattgattttgttagtCAAGTAAGTGATGATGATTACAGTGCCAACGCCGGCATGTTTGACTCAAATGTGGATAGTGTGTGCTTGCTTTTGGTGTGGATTAACATGTATTGTTCTGGACCATGATGGGCAGTCAAAAACAGTGTTTCAACTGTTGACTTTGTTGGGTGCTATAATGTTTGTATAATCCTGCTTGTTAGTTTTTGATTACGTGTGGGGtgttttattgcatttttaCTGTTGTCGAGAAGTAAAATGTAGTTATGTTTGTTTGTCTTGGCTAAAGTTGAAAGCATGATGATTCAAATgggtttgaactttgaaaattaTTGGGTTATGGTGTCGTCTTCATCAACATCTCTTTTTTTCTGATAAAAGTACTTTGTTCTGTGCATAGCATGTTATTGTAAGCCACCATTTGAGCGGAGGAGCTGAATCAACATGCGTGATAAAGGGTGTTGGCGCTAAACATGGTGATCATAGAACTAGACCTCTTAATTGTatagatttttttgaaagtttgaGCTATCAGTTGGAGACTATTCTGATGTCAGATTAGAATAGTTAGGGATGAGACTCTTTTATGAAGTCTGCATGCCAGCATATGCCATTATTTCGGCATATAGTCTGCAGACAATTTTTTGCCAACATTATAGGAGAAAATATTATCTAGCTGATAGATGTATTGATGTAGCTTTTAGCTAGATGCTGTACTGGCTAGGACTAAGAGGATCTTCTCCGTCGTCTATTGTGGTGTTTTGAAGAAATCTTCATGTTCCGAATTATGATTCACTGTTTAAGCAATGCTAGTTGTCTTATTGTACTCTCACACAACTAGCATTACTGTGGGGTATTATTTTAATCTCTTGGATGATACTTCTCTATGTTGTGGTAAAAACCAGTAACTGAAGTTCAACAAACTGAAAAATCTGTTTTAATATGTCAGAACTACAGGCATGGCAGAAGAATCAGCAGGACAGATGACAATTTTTTACTGTGGGAAGGTAAACGTCTATGATGATGTACCGGGAGACAAGGTGATGAAAGCTCTTTCTTTTCTGTAAATACGGTGCAGTGTATATAAAGTACATTGGCCTTCTAAAGTGATTGTTTGCAGGCGCAAGCAATAATGCATCTTGCTGCAAGCCCATTTGCTCCACCTCAGGATGCTTCTTCAGATGTAATTCCTACATTAAGGCCTTTACAATGCCAGTTAGACACTCCAGGTGTCAAAGCTGCTCCAAATTCAATTGTGGCGAACTTTCCAACCCTGCCAACAGGTTGGTTATTGAGTAGTATTAAGGTGTTTTTTAGGTGCTATAGATTACTGTTATGTTTGCAAGTCAAATCCTACGTGAGTTCAGTTTCATTTCCTTATGTATTTCAGGGCTCCACACACCCGTGCACACAAATTAaagctttgtttttatattattggatAAATGGCAATCATTTTCATCCAGAAGCGCAAACCTTTATTAACTAGTTGTCATGCTTATACTTTAAGTGAAAGGGGCAGATAGTGGTCAGCTTCTCTGGGAAGAAAGCAACATAGCTCGTGAAGACAACCTAGGTAAATACTAgtcatctcataaaaaaatcctGTTTGTTTGATTGGTAGATGTCTATCACACCTTTTTTCACAAACTTTTACTCTTATATTGCCACAGTAAGCATCTTAATCATAGTCTTGCCTTATTGATTTGATTCAAATGTTTAAGTAAAACCAGTTCACATTTTGTGGCACATctttctgaatttatttatgtttcatcATACTTATGTGTGGAAACAAGAACCCCATCCCAACTCATTATGTGAAATGTTATTGAAACTTCAATTCCCCGTGTAATTTCAACGCTTGTTGATGATAACACCATCTTATCATGTCGGCATGGGGTTgattctcctttccttttctaaTCTGCCTCCTTGGTTTCTGTACCAGCACTGTTTAgtgtttaataatttatgacATCGCCCCATTTTCCTTCACTATGATAGTCACTCTTCTCTTCCttgtcttcttccttttttcctttcaaaattttttagaagGCTCTACAAGCAGAAAAGCATCCTTACAAAGATATtttgagaagaagaaagacagGTATCATAAATTGTTCATGTACTTTTCATTGCAACAAAATAAATGTACAAGCAgtctatttttctttgttatttggTGCTCATACCCTGTTAGGTGAAGGTTCAAGAACAAGAGAAAGGTGGCAGTGCCTTCTGCTAGCTTGGACGTCTTCTTAAGCCATCTGGTTGGAGATCAAATCTCAAATGATCATTGGAACCTAAATGATGCCTGCTCTCCTTCCCAACCCAGGCCTCCCCAAACGCCTAACCGGTGCAACTCTGTTGACAATGTAGCAAAAAATGGCATCCTCAAAGCTGACCTTAACAACAAAGG from Populus trichocarpa isolate Nisqually-1 chromosome 5, P.trichocarpa_v4.1, whole genome shotgun sequence includes these protein-coding regions:
- the LOC7480273 gene encoding protein TIFY 4B isoform X2 yields the protein MQPGETVFRSALDKPLHQLTEDDISQVTREDCRRYLKEKGMRRPSWNKSQAIQQVISLKTLLEATPETESPRRRLYIPRPPPHPPDNTPRVPPNSSVSERGASAETPISVPAEEPVPCRQHDPPNPDDPADPLPPVHAAVTENASVSPRTTGMAEESAGQMTIFYCGKVNVYDDVPGDKAQAIMHLAASPFAPPQDASSDVIPTLRPLQCQLDTPGVKAAPNSIVANFPTLPTVKGADSGQLLWEESNIAREDNLEGSTSRKASLQRYFEKKKDRFKNKRKVAVPSASLDVFLSHLVGDQISNDHWNLNDACSPSQPRPPQTPNRCNSVDNVAKNGILKADLNNKGDADLSCCLDFSSKQINAWCLCLGC
- the LOC7480273 gene encoding protein TIFY 4B isoform X1, which encodes MQPGETVFRSALDKPLHQLTEDDISQVTREDCRRYLKEKGMRRPSWNKSQAIQQVISLKTLLEATPETESPRRRLYIPRPPPHPPDNTPRVPPNSSVSERGASAETPISVPAEEPVPCRQHDPPNPDDPADPLPPVHAAVTENASVSPRTTGMAEESAGQMTIFYCGKVNVYDDVPGDKAQAIMHLAASPFAPPQDASSDVIPTLRPLQCQLDTPGVKAAPNSIVANFPTLPTVKGADSGQLLWEESNIAREDNLEGSTSRKASLQRYFEKKKDRFKNKRKVAVPSASLDVFLSHLVGDQISNDHWNLNDACSPSQPRPPQTPNRCNSVDNVAKNGILKADLNNKDVPEI